In Chanodichthys erythropterus isolate Z2021 chromosome 7, ASM2448905v1, whole genome shotgun sequence, a genomic segment contains:
- the tspan18b gene encoding tetraspanin-18B: MGLGEASARGTSMEGDCLSCIKYLMFVFNFLIFLGGSFLLGVGVWVVVDPTGFREIVAANPLLFTGVYIILAMGGMLFLLGFLGCCGAIRENKCLLLFFFMLILIIFLAELAAAILAFVFREHLTREYFTKELKRHYQGYNNTDVFTSTWNAIMNTFDCCGVNSPEDFEDSIFRFINPGEVVPEACCRRNNHHGEVGFSNRDECLLGSMLYRNNKGCYSAVVDYFEMYIYVAGALAIVVLTIELFAMVFAMCLFRGIQ, encoded by the exons ATG GGGCTCGGGGAGGCTTCAGCGCGGGGGACGAGCATGGAAGGAGACTGCCTCAGCTGCATCAAGTACCTCATGTTTGTCTTCAACTTCCTTATCTTT CTGGGCGGCTCCTTCCTCCTCGGTGTTGGGGTGTGGGTAGTGGTGGACCCCACAGGTTTTAGGGAGATAGTGGCAGCCAACCCCCTTCTCTTCACAGGCGTCTACATCATCCTGGCCATGGGGGGCATGCTTTTCCTGCTGGGGTTCCTGGGCTGCTGCGGAGCCATACGAGAAAACAAGTGTCTGCTGCTTTTT TTCTTCATGCTGATCCTCATTATATTCCTGGCAGAGTTGGCGGCAGCCATTCTCGCCTTCGTCTTCCGGGAACAT CTGACCAGAGAATACTTTACTAAGGAACTGAAGAGGCACTACCAAGGCTACAATAACACCGATGTCTTCACATCAACGTGGAACGCCATTATGAACACA TTTGACTGCTGTGGAGTGAACAGCCCCGAAGACTTCGAGGACAGCATCTTTAGGTTCATAAACCCCGGTGAAGTGGTGCCCGAGGCCTGCTGCCGTAGGAATAATCATCACGGAGAAGTCGGCTTCAGTAACAGGGATGAATGCCTGTTAGGCAGCATGCTGTACCGGAACAACAAG GGCTGCTATTCAGCGGTTGTAGACTACTTTGAGATGTACATCTATGTTGCTGGTGCCCTGGCTATTGTTGTGCTCACGATTGAG CTTTTTGCCATGGTGTTTGCCATGTGTCTGTTCAGGGGAATCCAATAG